The Paraburkholderia caffeinilytica genome segment ACGGCCTGCCGTATTCCCAGGCCATCGCGCCTTCGGCCGGGTCGCCGGCGAGCTTGATGAAGTCCTGGTCCATCACGCCGCCGCCACCCACCAGCTGCGCGTTCATTCCCAGTTGCTTCATCCGCTTCGCGAAGCCCGCCGCCTGCGTATCCAGACCGCCGAAGAAAATCAGATCCGCATTGGCCGCCTTGATCTTGGTGATCTGCGTGCTGAAGTCCACCGCGTGATTGTCGGTGTATTCGCGCGCCACGATGTTGCCGCCGTGCGCCTTCACCGCTTTCTCGAACTCGTCGGCCTCGCCCTGGCCGAACGCGGTGCGGTCGTCGATGATCGCAATGCGTTTGGCCTTCGTCACCTCGACGGCATAGACGCCCGCGTTGCCAGCGTTCTGCGCGTCGGTGGAAATCACCATGAAGGTGTTTGCGAAGCCGCGCCCGGTGATGATCGGGTTGGTGGCGGCCGGGTCGATCACCGGAATGCCGGCCTGCTCGTACACCTGCGACGCGGGAATCGTCGTGCCCGAATTGAAGTGGCCGACGATCACCGATACGCCCGCGTCGACCAGCTTCTGCGCGGCCTGCACGCCGACGCGCGGGTCGGCCTGGTCGTCCTCGGAGACGAGCTGGAATTGCGCGACCTTGTCGCCGATCTTGATCTTCTGCGCGTTGGCTTCCTCGATGGCAAGCCGGACACCGTTTTCCAGATCCTTCCCATAGCCGGCGTTGGCACCCGTCAGCGGCGCGGCGAAGCCGATCTTCACCGGCAGGTCGTCGGCGAAACTGGCCAGCGGCGCGATCGCGAAGGCAGCGCCAACGAACAGTGCAAGCGGTTTCAGCGTGTTTCGAAGACTCATGGTCTCTCTCTCCATCGACAGTTTCAGGTGTGAAAGCGGTAAGGCGGTAACGCTGGATCGACGCGCCATGGCATTCACATGCCGGTCAATCTGGCGCGAATATAGAAAGCCAATTTGCGACCGTCTTGGCAGTTCGCGGCGCTTTGAATGAGGATTTCGGCATAACCTGCGCAGCGCTTGGGCTGGCGGCCTGTCAGCGGCGGCGCGTGGGTGCGGATTGCGGCATATGCTTAAGAAGAAGGACGACCGCTGTCCGCTGAAGAAGCGAAGGGGATAGGGTTGGGAGAGGGCGCCGGAGAAACCGGCGCGAGCGCGCCGGCCTTACTATCGCGGCGCAGCCGCGAAACACACTTGCGCGGGCTTGCCGCGAAAAACGACAGAAGCGAAAGAACGGCCGAAGCCGAGTCGACAGCGGGCTAGAACGACACCTTCAACGCTCGCCTTGCTGGCGCAGCAACTCTTCACGCAGACGCAGGAGGGGCGCCTTGGTTTCCTCGTCGGCCCAGGTGTCGAGATCGTCGATTGCGCGCTGGCAGCCGTCGAGCACCAGGTCGAGGTCCACCGGCACGCCGTTGTTCAGCGCGAATTCGATGGTTTCGGCGAACTGCTCGCACTCGTCCTCGCCGTACGAAATGTCGAGGTTGTCGGCGATGATTTCGGCGATGTTGCTGCGCGCCTTGTCGTCGGGCGTCACCATGTCGACGATGCCGCGCGCCACCGCCGGCGAATAGTAAAGCGCGATGTCGAGCCACTGTGCGGGATCGAAGTCGGCCTGGTCGAACTGGTGCTCGAAGTACTCGATCGCTTCCTGCTCGTGCGCTTCGTCCGCGTCGACACTGATGCACAACTGCTCAAAAAATTCTTCCCGCTCGCTGCGGATATAACCGTCCATCGATGCCTCGTCTGCTGAATGCCGGATGTCCGGATGCCCGGACGCCAAAAAATGCGGCGCAGGCGGCTGGCGGTCTAGGCCTGCGCGGCACGCATTATAGGACGTGCAGTTGACAAACGTGGGTCGCGTGCCGCGTATGGGTTCGCCGGCAACTGACGCGGCAGGCAGGCGTGTGCGTTGAGCTTCGCTCAGGCGCCAGGCCGCGACACGGTCTTAAGCCGTCTCCGCCACCCATGCATCGAACCATTCACGTGGTTGCGCGATATCGTTCTGCGCGGCCACCAGTTCGAGCTCATAGCGCCCGGCCTGCCACGTCGCTTTCACCACCGCGTTCACGGCGGCCAGCGTGTGTTCGAAGGCCGCGCGGATCGAATCGCCCAGCAGCGTACGTGCGACAAACACCGCGCTCGTCAGATCGCCGACGCCCACCGGCTGCCGCGCAAACGGGTAGAGCGGGCGCTGGCCCATCCACGCCTCGCGCTCGGTGACGACCAGCATGTTGAAACGGTCGGCGGGGCTGTTGCGATCGAGCAGATGTTTGACCAGCACGAGCTTCGGCCCGCGGGCGATGACCTCGCGGCACGCGGTCACGGCCTCTTCGAGCGTTTCGATCTCGCGACCCACGAGGCGCTGCAACTCGGTATGGTTCGGCGCCATCGCGTCGGCGACCTGCGGCATGGTGCGCACGAGAAACGCCTGGATGCCCGGCTCGACCTTGCAGCCGCTCGCGGCGCCCATCACCGGATCGCAGAAATACCACGCGCGCGGATTGGCGGCCTTCACGGCCTTGACGATCTCCAGCACCGCCTGCGCCTGCTCGGGCGTGCCCAGATAGCCGGACAGGACAGCGTCGCAGCGCGGCAGCATGCCGATCGCGCCGATGCCTTCGACGAGCTCCTCCATCTGCGAGGATTCGATCGCGCCACCGGTCCAATGGCCGTATTGCGTGTGGTTCGAGAACTGCACGGTATTGAGCGGCCAGACATTGACGCCGAGCCGGCGCATCGGGAAGACGGCCGCGCTGTTGCCGGCGTGCCCGAAGACGACATGTGACTGAATGCTCAGAACGTTTTTCGTCATGGTGTGGCCCGCGCAAGCGTGATGCGCGATCAATGAGAACGGAAGGATGGCCGCGGTAACGAACCGGCCCTGGCCGGGCGCCTGAAGCGGCGTGAATGTCTCAGATGGTGCAAGAAAAATGCGCGATCTGCATCGTCAGGAAACAATACATGAGTTTGTCACGCGCGAGTTGATCCGTCCCCGTGTTGTTGCGCCGAACCATCAAACGGGTGGGCGTGCGGGCGCCCGGACGAAGGGCTGTGCGAGGGCGCCGGTCCCGCGAAACCGGCGCTCAGCGACTCGTCGGTCGCCGAGGCTGTGCGCAACCGCGAATCAGGCGAGATCAGGCGAGTTCGCGATACAGCGCCAGATAGCGCTCGGCCGAGGCGCCCCAGCCGAAATCCTGGTGCATCGCGCGGCGTTGCGTGGCTTTCCACTCGGTGCGCCGGTCATAGAGCGCAAACGCGCGGCGGATCGCTGCGGCAATGCCTTTGGGCTCGAATCGTTCGAACACGAAGCCGGTGGCGAGATCGTCGGCGAGATTTTCGAGCGACGCATCCACGACCGTGTCCGCCAGACCGCCCACGCAATGCACGAGCGGCAGCGACCCATAGGCCAGCGCATACAGTTGCGTGAGCCCGCAGGGCTCGAAGCGAGACGGCACCGCGATCACGTCGCTGCCCGCGACGATCGTATGCGCGAGGGTCTCGTCGAAACCCAGTTCGACCGCCACCGCTTCCGGATGCGTATGCGCGACCCGTTTCAAACCGTTTTCGAGCGCCGGGTCGCCGGTGCCGAACACCACCAGCTGGCCGCCGCGCCTGACGATTTCCGGGGCCGCCTCGAGCAGCAGGTCAAGGCCCTTCTGCTCGGTCAGCCGGCTCACCACGCCGAATAGCAACGCATCGCTTCTCTGCGCGAGGCCGAAGCGCTTCTGCAGCGCTTCCTTGCAGGCCAGTTTGCCCGCCAGACGGGTCGCGGTGTAGTGATCTTCGAGCAACGCGTCGGTGGCGGGATTCCATACCGAGTAGTCGACGCCGTTCAGGATGCCGCTCAGATCGTGCGAGCGATGGCGCAGCAATCCGTCTAGCCCGCCACCCTGTGCCAGTGTCTGGATTTCGCGGGCGTAGGTTGGGCTGACGGTGGTGATGCGGTCGCTGTAGTAGAGCCCTGCCTTGAGAAACGACAACTGCCCATAGAATTCGATGCCGCGCATGCTGAAGAAGTCGTCCGGCAGCGCCAGCTGGCCGAATTGATGCGCCGGAAAAACACCCTGATACGCGAGGTTGTGCACCGTGAAGACGCTGCGCGCGAACGAGCGGCCGTGCTGCCGTTCAGCCGCCTTCAGATAGGCGGGCGCGAGTCCGGCATGCCAGTCGTGCGCGTGGACGATCTGCGGCGCCCACGCCGGGTCGAGGTGCTGCGCCAGCTGGGCGGCGACCCAGCCGAGCAGGGCGAAGCGTTGCGCGTTGTCGCCGTACGGCACGTGTTCGTCGTTCAGATACGGGTTGCCGGGCCGGTCGTACAGCGTGCCGGCGCGGATCACATAGACGATCAGGCCGTTCGACGGCAACGTGCCCTGTTCGAGCGCGACGCCCGGCGAGTCGAAACGGCGGCCCAGTTGCGCCACCGGCCGCAAGTCCGTCAAACCGGCGACGACCGCCGGAAAGCCGGGCAGCAGCACCCGCACATCGGCGCCCCGCTCGATCAGCGCGGGCGGCAACGCGCCCGCGACGTCGGCGAGACCGCCCGTTTTGAGGAGGGGATACAGCTCGCTTGCGACGTGCAGGGCGCGAATCGTCATAGGCTCGGTCTCGTTCCTGTTGGTGCGGATTTGGCGTCAGGTTCACGGTGTGCGGCAAGACGGGCGGGCGGCTGCGTCAGCCCGTTCGTCTCGCCGTCCCGCCGCCGATCACGTCCCTTTCTGCCGCAGCGCCTCGGGCGTGACCAGCACGACGCCGTCATCGGTGCGATAGAAGCGTTCGGCGTCGGCCGCCGGATCTTCGCCGATCACCGTGCCGTCCGGAATGGCGCAGCCGCGGTCAATCACCACTTTCTGCAGGCGGCAGCTCGCGCCGACGGTGACCTGCGGCAACAAGACTGCCTCATTGATATTACAGAACGAACTCACTTTGACGTTCGACGACAACACCGAACGCGAAATCTGCGAGCCCGAAATCACACAGCCGCCGCACACGATCAGATTATTGCCGGTGCCTTGCAGGCCTTTCATGTCGCGGACGAACTTGGCGGGCGGCAACTGCTCCTGATACGTCCAGATCGGCCAGTTGCGGTCGTACAGGTCGAGCGTCGGGATGGTGGAGGCGAGGTCGAGG includes the following:
- a CDS encoding branched-chain amino acid ABC transporter substrate-binding protein; the protein is MSLRNTLKPLALFVGAAFAIAPLASFADDLPVKIGFAAPLTGANAGYGKDLENGVRLAIEEANAQKIKIGDKVAQFQLVSEDDQADPRVGVQAAQKLVDAGVSVIVGHFNSGTTIPASQVYEQAGIPVIDPAATNPIITGRGFANTFMVISTDAQNAGNAGVYAVEVTKAKRIAIIDDRTAFGQGEADEFEKAVKAHGGNIVAREYTDNHAVDFSTQITKIKAANADLIFFGGLDTQAAGFAKRMKQLGMNAQLVGGGGVMDQDFIKLAGDPAEGAMAWEYGRPLAQLPGGKDFSAKFKKRFGVDILSYAPFGYDGAWAAIKAMQQAKSTSPTVYRPVLKAIDYDGVTGKISFDGTGALKSGASTLYQVKSGAWVPIVTKSGT
- the pdxY gene encoding pyridoxal kinase PdxY, which translates into the protein MTKNVLSIQSHVVFGHAGNSAAVFPMRRLGVNVWPLNTVQFSNHTQYGHWTGGAIESSQMEELVEGIGAIGMLPRCDAVLSGYLGTPEQAQAVLEIVKAVKAANPRAWYFCDPVMGAASGCKVEPGIQAFLVRTMPQVADAMAPNHTELQRLVGREIETLEEAVTACREVIARGPKLVLVKHLLDRNSPADRFNMLVVTEREAWMGQRPLYPFARQPVGVGDLTSAVFVARTLLGDSIRAAFEHTLAAVNAVVKATWQAGRYELELVAAQNDIAQPREWFDAWVAETA
- the glgA gene encoding glycogen synthase GlgA; this encodes MTIRALHVASELYPLLKTGGLADVAGALPPALIERGADVRVLLPGFPAVVAGLTDLRPVAQLGRRFDSPGVALEQGTLPSNGLIVYVIRAGTLYDRPGNPYLNDEHVPYGDNAQRFALLGWVAAQLAQHLDPAWAPQIVHAHDWHAGLAPAYLKAAERQHGRSFARSVFTVHNLAYQGVFPAHQFGQLALPDDFFSMRGIEFYGQLSFLKAGLYYSDRITTVSPTYAREIQTLAQGGGLDGLLRHRSHDLSGILNGVDYSVWNPATDALLEDHYTATRLAGKLACKEALQKRFGLAQRSDALLFGVVSRLTEQKGLDLLLEAAPEIVRRGGQLVVFGTGDPALENGLKRVAHTHPEAVAVELGFDETLAHTIVAGSDVIAVPSRFEPCGLTQLYALAYGSLPLVHCVGGLADTVVDASLENLADDLATGFVFERFEPKGIAAAIRRAFALYDRRTEWKATQRRAMHQDFGWGASAERYLALYRELA